From a single Miscanthus floridulus cultivar M001 chromosome 8, ASM1932011v1, whole genome shotgun sequence genomic region:
- the LOC136469139 gene encoding uncharacterized mitochondrial protein AtMg00810-like, protein MYEDDLIVIDTRVKDIDSFKHEMVAHFRMSDLGALSYYLDIEVRQGKETLMLSQSAYASKLLEQSGMAECKPCVTLMEEQLKLTKASTAAKVDATLYQSIVGGLHYLVHTRPNITFAVGYINRFMEDPREDHWATVKRLLRYIKGTMDQGIIFPKTNGSRLQLTMFSDVDMAGGHRRTAEHL, encoded by the coding sequence atgTATGAGGATGACTTGATTGTCATCGACACGCGTGTgaaggacatcgacagcttcaagcacgagatggtggctcattttcgaatgagcgatcttggtgcgctctcctactacctcgacatcgaggTAAGACAAGGGAAGGAGACACTCATGCtcagtcagagcgcgtatgcctcaaagctattggagcagagcggcatggctgagtgtaagccatgcgtgactctgatggaggagcagctgaaactgacgaaggccagtaccgcggcgaaggtggatgcaacactctaccaaaGCATCGTTGGTGGTCTACACTACCTAGTCCATACGAGGCCGAACAttacgttcgccgtgggctacatcaatcgcttcatggaggatcctcgagaggatcactgggctacagtaaagcggctactacgctacatcaaggggacgatggatcaggggatcatcttccccaagaccaATGGGAGTAGGCTACagctcactatgttcagcgatgtagacatggcggggggacatcgacggacagcggagcacctctag